cagctttcgacatatggctagcctgttttcccagcaccatttttttaaatagggaatcctttccccatttcttgtttttgtcaggtttgtcaaagatcagatggttgtagatgtgtcgtattatttctgagggctctattctgttccattggtctacggtaaccaaaacggcaaccgatagcatgctctttggttactgtagccttctactgtagcttgaagtcggacagcttgatgcctccatctttgttcttttggcttaggattatgttggcagtgggggccgttttgtggttccatatgagctttaaagcagttttttccagttctgtgaagaaagtcattggtagtttgatggggatggcattgaatctataatttaccttgggcagtatggccattttcacgatattgattcttccaatccgtgatggtggaatattcttccatttgtttgtctcctcttttagttcgtggagcaatgctttgtagttctccttgaagaggtccttcacatcccttgttagttggattcctaggcattttattctctttgaagcaattgtgaatgggagctcactcatgatttggctctctgtttgcctcttattggtgtataagaatgcttgtgatttttgcacctcgattttgtatcctgagactttgctgaagttgcttatcagcttaaggagattttggactgagacgatggggttttctaaatattcaatcatgtcatctgcaaacagggacaatttgacttcctcttttcctaattgatttctctttatttctttctcctgcctgattgccctgggcagaagttccaacactatgttgaataggagtggtgagagagggcatccctgtcttgtggcagtttgcaaagggaatgcttccactttttgcccattcagtatgatattggctgtgggtttgccctaaatagcccgtattattttgggagatgtcccatcaatacctaatttattgagagtttttggcatgaagggctgttgaattttgtcgaaggccttttctgcatctgttgagataatcacgtggtttctgtctttggtcctgattatacgctggattatgtttattgttttgcatatgttggaccagccttgcatgtcagggatgaagcccacttcatcatgatggataagctctttgatgtgctgctggattcggttttccagtattttatggaggattttcccatcgatgttcctcagggacataggcctaaaattctctttttgggttgtgtctctctcaggctttgggatcaggatgatgccggcctcatgaaatgagtgagggaggattccctctttttctgttgattggaatagtttcagaaggcatggtaccagctcctccttgtccttctggtagaattcggctgtgaatccgtctggtcctggagttttattgcttgataggctgttaattattgcctcaatttcagagcctgttagtggtctactcaggcattcaacttcttcctggtttactctggggaggttgtatgcgtccaggaatttatccatttcttctagattttctagttcattagcttagaggtgctgatagtattgtctgatggtagtttgtatttctgtgggatcggtggtgatatcccctttatcattttttactgcatctgtttgattcttctttcttttcttctttcttagtcttgctagtgctctatcaattttgttgatcactgcaaaaaacccgctcctggattcattgatttgttgaagggtttattgtgtctctatctccatcagttctgctcggatcttagttatttcttgccttctgctagtttttgaatgtgtttgctcttgcttctctcattcttttaatggtgatgttagggtatgcatttttgatttttcctgctttctctcgtgggcaattagtgctataaatttccctctacacactgctttaaatgtgacgcagagattctggtatgttgtgcctttgttttcattggtttcagagaatatctttctttctcccttcatttcgttatgtacccagtactcattaaggagcagggtgtccggtttccatgcagttgagcggttttgagtgagtttctttatcctgaggtctactttgattgcaatgtggtctgagagaccgtttgtagtaatttctgttattttacatttactgaggagtgctttacttccaactatgtggtcaatgtggaaataagtgtgatgtggtgctgagaagcatgtatattctgtggatttggggtggagcgttctgtagatgtctcctaggtccgcttggtgcagagctgagttcaattcctggatatcctttttagatttctgtctcgttggtctgtctaatgtttacagagggctgttaaagtttcccatgattatgatgtgggagtctaagtctcttttgatcacactttaaagatcaaaaggtagaagcgcaaagacattatctgtgcaatattagaaacctagtaagtggtggaatttggccttgaacccagatatctaactccagagcctaagtgcttcacccacctcactgtggtgcctctcgagaaaaacaggtaagcacacattcagaaagctggtgggccggggggctggccttgtactcagaggccatggaagtcccacgtggggtggctagtggtgtaaggacagaggtctcggatgggcagagggatgtggacaggcgcgagggggcgcggcagggactcgggggactgggagtggcggctcggtgctgcgggaggcgattagtggaaggacagaggtctgggaagggcagagggatggggacaggcccgagggtccgcggcagggattccgggggactgggagtggccggttggggttactcttggctttttgccctctcctgccgtcgactgctccggtttctttggccttgcggcgaggtggacagggtgagctctcgggactgatggcggttgtggaaggggcctggggccaaggacaggccagggcggcgggagaggcggaccggtggcgtggctggatctgggcgcgctgtcggaccttccacatcaccagctgcaggcaggcgtttgcgtcctcgctggagttgtggccgtcctggctgtcctggatgatctgtcccaggtagtcggccgcgagattcctgagggaacgcttgtaggggaaacccaggtagtgcgggaagagcacggccgtgtccaccacggtgctgtggatgagcttcagggccagcagatcgctctccaggctgtgcccgatgaggatggtttgggcgctgaaaaagctcagcaggatggcttgcacttggggcaaggtgatgctcgtcttggcgacgtcggcctcggtgactccggaaaacctggtgttgtagtccacgatctcgttgtcgggcttgacgaaggtgtcgtacaccactcgcatgtcggcgtccaccacggtgacgcgggtcagctctaggccatgcgtggtgtagcacatctcacagtccaaggcgtagattcctggataagcgtctctggacaactctttcttgaaggtctccacgaagccatcgaggctgtccttgcggccgtcccgcacgtgctgctttgccacctggcagcccacagagccaggagcagctgcacagcaggtgtactggctaacccggcctccagccacctggctcgagcggacccgcccccagtgataataacacaactggtcgcgtacacagcggcccgaggaggacaccaggtactcggtgccacaacggcagcagaccctgcaggaggagtcgccgggccccttcccctggccagtgaagaggacggcgcctccgggccgctcggggtgcgggaaggggtagccgttctcctcgagctggtcctggctgagcaggaactcctggaggcggctgtacagggcggccctgctgaggcccggcatggagctgggggtcaggcccttcagtctcttgagggtgttcaggaccacgttcaggtacctgttcttgttggggctgcagtcgtaggccaccttctcctcgttcagcgccttctcctcggcctcctgcttggaggcgcagaacttgagacactcttcggtgaacagttggagatagcctcggcggaggacggtggggacttggcacccagaccttcggaggacaataggtttcttcaaactcggtaaggatggacgacggacgattcgcttagagctgatggtggtggtggtcttgcatgccatccctgacctgttgcgcgtcttccctggctgtctgccgaccttggagccactggagcgttggctgctgctggccacgcgggttctcttggcatctgtgcaacctgtgaccaagcaagggctggaagactgggcgatcgtcttcctcttcctgggggctgagatgcggactcccgagggcctctctgtcagccttggggcggctggcaagcagcaggccgatcccctctgtgcagggaagtagcacgcctccgtcaccaccttgggacacgctgggggcaccgccggacccctgttctggggctccgcctggatgtccacaaatgcggaggcctggttgtgcatccttggcacccggagcccgaagctctgggcaggctgatgagagggcagggggaattctggagcctcgagggccgcctcctcggccaccttcttagcttctgggtatccaggtgggaaccagcagggagctgtggctcgcaacatcttgctgccttcgggagcaccggcctggctctgctccgctcccaactggcggcttcttgcctccagggccgcctcctcggccaccttcttagcttctgggtatccaggtgggaaccagcagggagctgtggctcgcaacatcttgctgccttcgggagcaccggcctggctctgctccgctcccaactggcggcttcttgcctccagggccgcctcctcggccaccttcttagcttctgggtatccaggtgggaaccagcagggagctgtggctcgcaacatcttgctgccttcgggagcaccggcctggctctgctcctctcccaactggcggcttcaatgagtgccgcggccgccacccgtcgcctttatagacgcacagggcagagtgggtgggacttctccttgataggttggtgcttccatccaatcacactgagcctcatcttccaccagactccagcttgggaatgcctcaaggggtgcactaatggaatcaactggaactcctggttgctaaccttggagctaggttgcttttcctgagttaattaactgtccctgcagggcagtcctataatggctactggaattgggccacctaggattcatttcagcgtcagggagtttggtcaacttgcttgggcccacacagcaccccatggagccaggactgggccagcagtctgctgcatgctgcagggcaggatctctctggggttgcgtttccctgctctctgcactcctccgctgcgggcaaattgaggacaggaagtggaccgcacccacttctctcccacgacttgggcaatgttcaacacaggggttcttcaaaaggttcatagaaaatgcacatggtgaagaaactatgcatgggtttccactggtttgcactcaaagaaacttgtccgaacttcttataacctttctgaactagatcgagtttgaggcactgagaaggatgagacatccactgaaaaggactcctatcagagcaacatgaattccacgaaaattgcagcaagagcaaacatcaaatttctggtgaagcttgggtggaagaatgaagaaatcattgatgttttcacaaaagcttctaaggacactaccccaaagaaatgaactctttacgaatgtatagcttgtttcaagaagaggtgagaagatgtgggagatgaatcctgcagtggctgtgaaaaccactgtgcccagatcagctgcagttacgacgagagctatcagtggaaattttaaacaggagggatcacgatcctgacgcatccctctgacaaattgtaaccggaagttggaacatggctttaccaatatgacctcgaaggcaaagcatcatcaaagcgatggctaccgagaggtggcagtggtccagtcaaaggaaaaggaggccagtcaggagccaacatcatggcatcagtgttttgggacactcaaggcattttgcttgttgactttctgaagggccaaacatctgcttattaggagagtgttccgagaagcttagagaaagctttggtagaaacatgctgggaaagtctcactagatccctgttcaccacctcagtgctctgctcattcctctcatcaaacaagggcaattgtgtcagtttcaatgggcagtccttaggaatgcaccttacgggctgctttcattccttctaaattctttttgtttcctaattatacaaagtctccttgccttgcttggaaagatgagagaaagtctccttgccttgcttggacagatgagagatgagatcctcctcttctctcccaggacagaatggtcagacttgagtttcctttctcctcactcttctcctccttgagggaggtgctgtgccggacagacctgctcccgtgtctagacacgggtagactcgttgaagatcctcacaggcaatcctccttggggtcaaagggaaaggatttatttcttcagggctcagtagtcctcatccttacgcgcaccttcaccagcccagggcggggtagcggagggtgaaagggcgtggctcacagcccgtttcttccgctcgggcgtctcctgggaggaacccttgtccagtgagcgggtcttcgtctccaccaaattccctagggggacatttctggcagcccttcttgttcagcagcttacgggggtcaggtggacctctgctagtcaccagcctgaagcccttactccatttcagctattttggcagttgcctaggtgacttttgaacctcattacccagaacagccaacggaggaggggtgagaagagtggccgtctgggtttgccgcatcgtgctgccttagaggagttgtgcagtcttcggttgtgtgatacttcacctggctgatttctgggaatgcctccacaaattcgctaaattcagtagcttttgccttccaagattcacctggttggtgtgttgcacccattcactagtcatttacattaggtatatctcttaatgctatccctccccctccccccgcccatgacaggccccggtgtgtgatgttcccctttctgtgtccaagcgttctcatacttcaattcccacctatgaatgagaacatgcggtgtttgctttctttgtccttgcgatagtttgctaagaatgatggtttccagcttcatccgtgtccctccaaaggggatgaactcatgctttttcatggctgcatagtattccatggtgtatttgtgccacattttcttaatccagtctatcattgatggacatctgggttggttccaagtctttgctactgtgaatggtgccgcaataaacatacgtctgcgtgtgtcctttcagcagcatgatttctaatcctatgggtatatatacccagcaatgggatggctgggtcaaatggtatttctatttcgagatccttgaggattcgccacactatcttccactaccgttgaactagtttacagtcccaccaacagtgtaaaagtgttcctatttgtccactacctctccagcacctgttgtttcctgactttttaatgatcgctattctaactggtgtgagatgatatctcattgcggatttgatttgcatttctctgatggccagttttgatgagcattttttcatgtgtctgttggctgcataaatgtcttcttttgagaagtgtctcttcatatccttcccccacttgttgatgggcttgtttggtttttcttgtaactctgtttgaggtcttagtagattctggatattagccttttgtcagatgagtagattgcaaaaattttctccctttctgcaggatgcctgttcactctcatgggagtttctttagctatgcagaacgtctttagtgtaattagatgctgtttgtcaatgttggctttcgttgccattgcttttggcgttttagacatgaggtccttgcccatgcctttgtcctcaatggtattggctgggttttctcctagggtttgtatggtttaagatctaacattta
This genomic stretch from Pan paniscus chromosome 7, NHGRI_mPanPan1-v2.0_pri, whole genome shotgun sequence harbors:
- the LOC134730910 gene encoding exonuclease GOR-like; its protein translation is TTTISSKRIVRRPSLPSLKKPIVLRRSGCQVPTVLRRGYLQLFTEECLKFCASKQEAEEKALNEEKVAYDCSPNKNRYLNVVLNTLKRLKGLTPSSMPGLSRAALYSRLQEFLLSQDQLEENGYPFPHPERPGGAVLFTGQGKGPGDSSCRVCCRCGTEYLVSSSGRCVRDQLCYYHWGRVRSSQVAGGRVSQYTCCAAAPGSVGCQVAKQHVRDGRKDSLDGFVETFKKELSRDAYPGIYALDCEMCYTTHGLELTRVTVVDADMRVVYDTFVKPDNEIVDYNTRFSGVTEADVAKTSITLPQVQAILLSFFSAQTILIGHSLESDLLALKLIHSTVVDTAVLFPHYLGFPYKRSLRNLAADYLGQIIQDSQDGHNSSEDANACLQLVMWKVRQRAQIQPRHRSASPAALACPWPQAPSTTAISPESSPCPPRRKAKETGAVDGRRGQKAKSNPNRPLPVPRNPCRGPSGLSPSLCPSQTSVLPLIASRSTEPPLPVPRVPAAPPRACPHPSAHPRPLSLHH